From Pseudomonas sp. StFLB209, a single genomic window includes:
- a CDS encoding IclR family transcriptional regulator: protein MNSKAAKEAGSTQELDDKKARSTVQSLAKGFRVLEAFSAENEELTLSQIAAAADLDPGTTFRMLNTLVDLGYVSRIPESRRFALTLKILDLGFHAIARTDLRSIVRPILRTLVGEVGEAASFAVLQSADVLYLERVRAGVTRLGVDIRTGTTVPAAQTAIGQSILAFLPEVEVNRILAIPQLAPFIMKPHASDVPLHEQLSQIRERGFILTNSLFTEGLRILAVPVLDVDGYPVGAISIAAPTVRCTAEELELRALALTQRAAKSIGKALEANGSVGASTYG, encoded by the coding sequence ATGAATTCCAAAGCCGCAAAAGAAGCAGGGTCCACACAAGAGCTGGACGACAAGAAAGCCCGTAGTACCGTGCAATCCCTGGCCAAAGGGTTTCGTGTGCTTGAGGCATTTTCTGCCGAGAATGAAGAGCTGACGTTAAGCCAGATTGCCGCTGCGGCTGATCTGGACCCTGGCACCACGTTTCGGATGCTCAATACGCTGGTTGATCTCGGTTACGTTTCCAGGATCCCTGAAAGCAGACGTTTCGCGTTGACGCTGAAGATCCTTGATCTGGGTTTTCACGCCATTGCACGCACTGACCTGCGCAGTATTGTCAGGCCTATCCTGCGTACGCTGGTCGGTGAAGTGGGGGAGGCGGCCAGTTTTGCTGTTTTACAGTCGGCTGACGTGCTTTATCTGGAGCGGGTCAGGGCCGGCGTCACGCGGTTGGGTGTCGACATTCGAACAGGCACCACTGTGCCTGCTGCTCAAACTGCAATAGGCCAATCGATCCTGGCCTTTCTTCCCGAAGTTGAAGTCAACCGTATCCTGGCCATACCGCAACTGGCCCCTTTCATCATGAAGCCACATGCCTCGGACGTTCCACTGCATGAACAACTGAGCCAGATCCGTGAACGCGGGTTCATCCTGACCAACTCCTTGTTTACTGAGGGATTGCGAATACTCGCTGTTCCGGTTCTGGACGTGGACGGTTATCCCGTCGGCGCAATCAGTATTGCGGCGCCGACGGTTCGTTGCACGGCTGAAGAACTTGAACTCCGTGCGCTGGCGTTAACCCAACGCGCGGCGAAGTCCATAGGTAAAGCACTTGAAGCCAATGGCAGTGTGGGTGCCAGTACCTACGGGTAG
- a CDS encoding MFS transporter produces the protein MIGAATFFDGYTVIAIAYAMPVLAKEWSLTPGQIGLILSAGYLGQLFGALFFGWLAERIGRMKVLTFTILLFVAMDVACLFASGAVAMMAFRFIQGIGTGGEVPVASAYVNELIGSKKRGRFFLLYEVMFLLGLVGAGIIGYFLVPVYGWKVMFAVGLVPAALLIPLRFFLFESPRWLASKGRVEEADRIVSRLEQSVIKSGKTLAPVVEMPMAARPNAAQGWRELFKGMYFKRSLVIWAMWFGSYMVANGLITWLPTLYRQHFHLPLETSLAYGFMTSAAGVVAAVICALLIDKVGRRRWYIGALFCAAIPLGLLAATGATTPLQILMMAGLGYAMLQTVTFSLYLYSAELFPTRLRALGTGIGSAWLRLGSAMGPLVVGVAISGAGVHYVFGTFAIVLLITGCITALFAIETKGRVLEELSP, from the coding sequence GTGATCGGCGCGGCCACGTTTTTCGATGGTTACACCGTCATTGCTATTGCCTATGCCATGCCGGTATTGGCCAAAGAGTGGAGCCTGACACCGGGTCAGATTGGCTTGATTCTTTCGGCCGGCTATTTGGGGCAGTTATTCGGGGCGTTGTTCTTTGGCTGGCTGGCTGAGCGTATTGGCCGGATGAAAGTCCTGACCTTCACCATCTTGCTGTTCGTTGCCATGGACGTTGCCTGCCTGTTTGCTTCCGGTGCGGTGGCAATGATGGCGTTCAGATTCATACAGGGCATAGGCACGGGAGGAGAGGTACCGGTGGCGAGTGCCTACGTCAATGAGCTGATCGGCTCCAAGAAACGAGGGCGTTTCTTTCTGCTCTATGAGGTGATGTTCCTGCTTGGTCTGGTCGGCGCCGGCATTATCGGTTACTTCCTGGTACCGGTGTATGGCTGGAAAGTCATGTTCGCTGTCGGTCTTGTACCTGCTGCGCTGTTGATCCCGCTGCGCTTCTTCCTCTTTGAATCGCCACGTTGGCTGGCATCCAAGGGCCGTGTTGAAGAGGCCGATCGCATCGTGAGCCGGTTGGAGCAGAGCGTTATCAAGTCTGGCAAAACCCTGGCTCCGGTCGTCGAAATGCCCATGGCTGCGCGGCCAAATGCGGCCCAAGGCTGGCGTGAGCTGTTCAAGGGCATGTATTTCAAGCGTTCGCTGGTGATTTGGGCCATGTGGTTCGGTTCCTACATGGTTGCCAACGGCCTGATTACCTGGTTGCCGACGCTGTATCGTCAGCATTTCCATCTGCCGCTTGAAACCAGTCTTGCCTACGGTTTCATGACTTCGGCTGCCGGGGTGGTGGCGGCTGTCATCTGCGCGCTATTGATCGATAAGGTCGGGCGGCGCCGCTGGTACATCGGAGCATTGTTCTGCGCTGCCATACCTCTGGGGCTGCTGGCCGCCACCGGCGCTACTACGCCCTTGCAGATTCTGATGATGGCCGGCCTGGGTTATGCCATGTTGCAGACCGTAACGTTCTCGCTTTATCTGTACTCGGCTGAACTCTTTCCAACGCGTTTGAGAGCACTGGGAACAGGCATTGGCAGTGCCTGGCTGCGCCTGGGGTCGGCCATGGGCCCCTTGGTCGTGGGCGTCGCGATATCCGGAGCCGGTGTGCATTACGTATTTGGCACGTTCGCCATTGTACTGTTGATAACCGGGTGTATTACGGCACTGTTTGCAATTGAAACCAAGGGACGAGTTCTTGAGGAACTATCACCTTGA
- a CDS encoding dihydrodipicolinate synthase family protein, giving the protein MSTKNTIDLKGLVPAPITPFTRDGKLDFAAIQKLGSWLGSFEGVKGLVVLGHAGEGTFLTQAEQAQVIRAFSESVEGRLPIIAGITGEGTQVAAEEAKRAVDNGAAAGLVYPSHGWLRFGYQKGAAQDRYRAIYEHSGLPLILFQYPDVTKATYDLETQLDIARQPGVFAMKNGVRNMRRWDTEIPVIRKEVPDLQILTCHDEYLLHTMFDVDGALVGYGGLTPEPLIELIAAGKRRDYPAARAIHDKLLPVTRNVYHRGSHMEGTVALKHGLVTRGILDHATVRSPLLPLAEGADQEIAAALRSAGLV; this is encoded by the coding sequence ATGAGCACTAAAAATACCATCGACCTTAAAGGCCTTGTTCCTGCCCCTATTACACCCTTTACTCGTGATGGCAAACTTGATTTTGCCGCCATTCAAAAGCTGGGTAGCTGGCTGGGCAGTTTCGAAGGCGTCAAAGGTCTGGTTGTGTTGGGCCATGCCGGTGAGGGCACTTTCTTGACTCAGGCTGAACAGGCTCAGGTGATCCGCGCATTCAGCGAGTCGGTTGAAGGTCGCTTGCCAATTATCGCCGGCATCACTGGCGAGGGCACTCAGGTGGCGGCCGAAGAGGCCAAGCGTGCGGTGGATAACGGCGCTGCCGCAGGCCTGGTTTATCCTTCCCATGGCTGGTTGCGCTTCGGTTATCAAAAAGGTGCTGCCCAAGACCGTTACCGGGCCATTTATGAGCACAGCGGCCTGCCACTGATTCTGTTCCAGTACCCGGATGTCACCAAGGCCACTTACGACCTGGAAACCCAGCTGGATATCGCCCGTCAGCCAGGCGTATTCGCCATGAAGAACGGCGTGCGCAACATGCGTCGCTGGGATACCGAAATCCCGGTAATCCGCAAAGAAGTGCCAGACCTGCAAATTCTGACCTGCCATGACGAATACTTGCTGCACACCATGTTCGATGTAGACGGTGCGCTGGTCGGTTACGGTGGCCTGACCCCTGAGCCGTTGATCGAACTGATTGCCGCAGGCAAACGCAGGGACTACCCGGCAGCCCGTGCCATCCACGACAAGCTGCTTCCTGTTACCCGCAATGTCTACCATCGCGGCTCGCACATGGAAGGTACTGTGGCCCTCAAACATGGCCTGGTGACGCGCGGCATTCTGGACCATGCGACCGTACGCTCGCCGCTGCTGCCCCTGGCTGAGGGCGCCGATCAGGAAATCGCGGCTGCTCTGCGTTCTGCTGGCCTGGTTTAA